The genomic interval ACCGTTATATTTTTGAAAAGTTTCCATATCAATTTGCGAAATTTTGCCGTTTTCAATTAAAAATTTCATTGAATTTTTATTGTTAAATTCTTGAACTTTATCATCTGTTTTTAGCTCGAATTCACCGTGTCCTGTCATCAAAAGTGAATCTTTGCTTAAATCGATTTTATAAGGCTCGTTTGCTATTTGCATTGTTTTTTTACCGGTTTTTATATCTATTATGCCGATCCAAATTTTATTTTTTGAACTTATTATAGCGGTATTTGGCATACTTGCGTTGTTTTCTGTTTTTGCGCTTGCATTATTTTCCAAACTTGCATTGTGCTCTTTTTCAACCAAAATGCTTTTTTCCAAGGCGTTTATTGATTCGTTGTTTTCACCATCGCTTTGATTACTTTCAATTAATGTGTTGTTTTCGTCAAATTTCGGAACATTAATGCCGATACTTTCCAGGTCCGTTTTTATTTTATCTACGCTTGTAGCGTTTGAATATACGGCATTATTTTCATTATTTTTTATGAAATTAAAAATATCGGATTTAAAAAATATCAGAATAAAAAGCAGTAAAAGCAGTAAAAACGGAAAAATTATACGCGATTTTTTAATAGGAACATTTGTTGTATTTGACGATTGCTTTTTCGCCATTTGCTTGATGATAGTAGTTTTTTTGGAAACATTTTGTGATTTAAACTCATCAAATTCGTTTTTTATATCACTTAAATCAAGCCCAAAATCCCGCTCTAAAATTTTCAAAAAACCGTTTACATTAAAATCAAGCAAATTTTTAAAATCTTTGTTTAAAAGTTGCTCTATCGTTTTTTCTTCGATATGTGTCGTTTTGGAAATTTCTTTAATATTAAGTTTTTTTAAATCTTCAAATTTTTTTATATTATCCATTTATCATCCTATCGCAAATTATGGCAAATGCGGCGCTTACATTTAAGCTGTCCCAGCCGTGCTTCATTTTTATACTTACGCTATGATCGCATTTTGTAACTATTTTTTGTGGAATTCCTTCGCCTTCGCTTCCTAAAATCAGAGCGGTTTTTGCGCCTATTTTGGCTGTTTTTATATCTTCACCATCCATTGTAGCGGCAAAAATTTGAAAGCCTATTTGTTTTAATTCATTTATTAAACCGGCACCATCATCTATGCGAGCGATTTTTATTTCATAAGCTGCGCCGCTGCTTGCTCTTATAACACCTTCGATTTGTAAATTTTTTGAAACGACGCAAATTGCATCAGCTCCTAAAGCATAAGCGCTTCTGACGATCGCGCCGATGTTTCCTATATCGCTTAAATTCCACAAAATTACTAAAAATTTCGCTTCTTTCAAATCTGCGATTTCGCAAAATTCAAACTCATCAACTTTTGCTAAAAAGCCTTGATGATTGCCGCCGTGAGCTAAAGCTTGAGCTTTTTTGTTGTCTATTTTTAAAATTTTCACGCCCAAACGTGAAATTTTGGCAAACAAAGATTTATCAATCTCTTTTGCCAGATAAATTTCTTTAAAATTTTGTTTATGTACGTCCAAAATATGTAAAAATAGCTGTTTTCCATAAATAATCATCTTAAAATTTTATCAAAAAATAGCTAATGATTAACTTATTTTAACCAGTTTTTCATAAATTTCGGATGACTTCTCACCTGTGATTTTTGATATGAGTTTTGCTTTGATTTTTGGAGGAATTTGAAGATTTTTTATATCTTGAAGTGTAATTTTTTCTTGACTTAAATTTTGTGATTTATCTATCACTAGCGCCCATTCTCCGTTTAAATTTACATTTTGTTGTATGTCATTTAATACTTTTTTTACGCTGCCGAAAAATTTTGTTTCAAATTTTTTGGTTGCTTCTTTTATGGCAAAAATTTTTCTATTTTCATCCAAAAGCGCTATTTTTTCAATTAAATTTAAAATTCTTTTCGGGGATTCATAAATTATACAAGGATAAGGCTGATACATTAAATTTTGAATACCTATTTCACGCTCTTTACCGGAACTTGGTAAAAATCCTAAAAAGCTGAATTCTTTTTCAATCAAACCGCTTGCCGCCGCCGCTAATAAAAGCGCATTCGAGCCGCTTAAAAATTCATACTTTATATCGTTTTTTTGAGCGAATTTTACTAAAAAAATACCCGGATCGCTTATACATGGCATTCCGGCATCACTTATATAAACGCAGATTTTTTCTTTTAAAAATTCTGTTTTGAAGATATTAAAAAATTCATTTTCATTGTGTGTATGAAGCGGATAAAAGTTTGTCGCTTTCGGTTTAAAATCATAACGAGAACTTAAAAGATTAAATAGAGATTTGCCAACTCTTGTATCTTCGCAAATCACTATTTCGCACTTGCTTAAAATTTCAAGTGCATGAGCCGATATATCGGCTAAATTCCCAATCGGAGTCGGGACGAAATAGAGCAATTATTTGCGTCCGTATTTTTTATTGAATTTTTCCACTCTACCTGCGCTATCTACTATTTTTTCGCTACCTGTGAAAAAAGGATGGCATTTTGAGCAGACATCAACTTTAATTTCCGGTTTGTTAGAACGGGTTTTAAAAGTATTGCCACAAGCGCATGCAACGGTGCATTCTACATAATTTGGATGAATATCTTTTTTCATTTTATTTTCCTTAAATTTTTGATTAAACTTGCGATTATACTACTTTTAATATCAAAAAGCAAATTTTTTACGATTTACTTTTTTTGTGTATATATAAAAACGAAGGAGAAAAATGAAATTTAAAAAATCTTACAATCCAAATGTTTTTTACAGCTCAGTTTCAGTTTTAGTTTTTATTCTATTTTTTGTATTATTTTTACCGGATTTCTCACTTAAATATCTTAAAATGACGCAGGAATTTTTGACTGCAAAATTCGGTTGGTTTTATGTTCTTAGTATGACGATTATATTTTTTTCGGTTTTATATTTGGCTTTTTCAAGGTTTGGAAATATTAAATTAGGACCAGATCATTCCGTGCCTGAGTATAGCAATATTTCATGGTTTGCCATGCTTTTTGCTGCAGGAATGGGAATAGGTCTTATGTTTTTCGGTGTCAGTGAACCTCTTATGCATTTTTTAAGTCCGCCAAGCGGCACAAGCGATCAGGCCGTTGCTGCAAAAGAGGCGATGAATATTACATTTTTTCATTGGGGATTTAGCGCGTGGGCGTGCTATGGAATAGTTGCCGTAATTTTAGCATTTTTTTCATATAGACATAATTTACCACTTACTTTAAGATCCGCTTTTTATCCTTTAGTAGGAGATAAAATTTACTCGAAATTTGGTGATATTATAGATGTTTTTGCTGTTTTAGCGACGCTTTTTGGAGTTATTACATCTCTTGGATACGGCGTGCTTCAAATAGGCGGAGGTTTTGAATATATTTTTGGAATAGAATCAAATAAAACTACGCAAATAATTCTTATTTTTGCGATTATGATTTGTGTGACAATTTCAGCAGTAAGCGGTGTAAATAAAGGTATAAAAATTTTAAGCAGTATAAATATAATCTTAGCTTTTTTATTGATTATTTTTATATTTTTACTTGGAAATACAACAGGGCTCTTAAAAGCTTTGCTTGAAAATGTTGGAAATTATTTGACATCATTTGTAGGCGACACTTTCAATATGTATGCTTACAAAAAGCAAAATGATAATTGGCTTGGCGGTTGGACAATACTTTATTGGACCTGGTGGCTGTCTTGGTCGCCTTTTGTAGGTGTTTTTATAGCTAAAATTTCACGCGGCAGGACAATTAGAGAATTTGTTATAGGCGTTTTGTTGGTTCCGTCAGGATTTACGTTTTTATGGATGAGCGGTTTCGGAAATAGCGCAATAGATTTTGTAAATTCCGGTTTTATAACTTTAGCAGATATGGTAAATAAAGATGTTTCATTGGCGCTTTTCATATTTTTGGAAAAATTTCCGCTTAGCGGAATTTTATCTTTGATATCAGTTTTAATGATAATTTTATTTTTTATTACATCCGCTGATAGTGCTGCTATGGTTATAAATATGATTTGTTCCAACGGTAATGATAAAACTCCCGTTTGGCAAAAACTTTTTTGGTGTATAATTATTGCTATTGTAGCTGCCGTTTTATTATATATGGGCGGATTTGACGTGCTTCAAACAATGACTATAATTTCAGCTTTTCCACTTACTTTGGCACTTCTTGGCTCTATGCACGGACTTTTTAAAGCGCTAAATGTTGATGCGCAGAAAAAGTTTACTCAAAGTGTTGCAAATTTACCTGTAATCGCAAGTAATAAATCTTGGCAGGAAAGACTTCAAGTTATAATTGATACTCCAAATAAATATGAAGCGAAAGATTTTTTAAAAGATATAGTAGAGCCTGCTTTTAATGAAGTTTCCCAAATTTTTAAGAAAAATGCGTTTAATTATAAAATAACAAAATCGTTAAACGACACAAAGATTGAACTCGAAATAGATTTGGCTGACGAAAGAAATTTCGTGTATGGCGTGAGATTGATTGAGACAAACTCGCCAAGCTATATAATGAGTGATAGTTATTATAGAGCGGACGTCTTCTTAAAAGAGGGCGGACAAGATTACGATATAATCGGTTGGAGTAAAATTTCAGTTATAAATGACATAATAGAGCAATATAGAAAACATATGCATTTTTTATACAAGACAAGATAATTTTTTATTCTTACCGATTATTTACCGATAAATTTTATAATTACATAAAAATTAAATGTTTAGAACTTCCTTTCAAAAAATTAGGGGCCGCGGGGCCCCTTTTTTATTTGTAATCATTTTGTTTTTATCAGATGTTAAATTTTCGTATCTTTTAAAAGGGAGAAAATTTATGACAAAAACAGTTTCATTGGTTGCGGCGAGTGTTTGTTTTGCTGTTGCAGCTGAACTTACAGATATAGAATTTAACGAAGTAAAGGTTCCTCTCAGCGACACTGAAAAAAGAGCAATAAATGCAAGCGACGGCGTAAAGATTTCAGGAAAAGAATACAAAATCGGTTACAATATAATAATGCGTTCCGGAGATAAAGTAGGGGATGAAATATTTGGTGCTCTTTATGATATAAACGGCAAACTTATCACTACAAAAGACGGATCTCCTAGAATTTCAAACGACAATGATTTTTCATCGCTTCATACTTACGGTGATAAAATTTTTATGATTTCACATTTTGAAACAAGACCTGCTGCTATGTATATCACAGAACTAAATCAAGATAAAACTACCGGAAAATTAAGCCCGGTAAATACAAAAAATATTGATTTCAGTAAATTCGGCGGTCTTTGGGTTCCTTGCGCAGGATCCGTTACGCCTTGGGGAACTCATCTTGGAAGTGAAGAGTATGAGCCCGATGCAAGAATGATAAAAGAAAACGGCGAAGGCGGCGAATATTATAATTTGATGGCCGAATATTTCGGAGGAGATCTTACGAAAGTCAATCCTTATAATTACGGTTGGACGCCTGAAGTTAAAATTATCAACGAAAAAGGCGATGTTAATGTAACTAAACATTATGCAATGGGAAGAATCGCTCATGAATTAAGCTATGTAATGCCCGACAGAAAAACTGTTATTTTAAGTGATGACGGCACAAATACAGGGCTTTTTATGTTTATAGCCGATAAAGCAGGCGATCTAAGTTCGGGCGTGCTTTATGCCGCAAAATGGCATCAAACAGACAATCAAAATGGCGGAAGTGCAAAATTGGAATGGATAAGTTTAGGTAATGCTAATGATAATGAGATTAAAAAAGAGATTGATAAAGATATAAAATTCAGCGATATTTTCGATATGGCGGAATTTAAAGATGATATTTGTCCTGACGGATTTACAGCTACAAAAGCAAATGTGGATTCAAATCAAGAAACCGCACCGGAATGTATAAAATTAAAACACGGTATGGAAAAAATAGCTTCAAGACTTGAAAGCAGAAGATACGCCGCTATAAAAGGCGCTACAACTGAATTTCGTAAAATGGAAGGTATAACTTATAATAATGATTTAAATGAAATCTATATAGGAATGAGCGAGATAAATAAAGGTATGGAAAGTTTTAAATCAAAAGGAAAAGATAGCTTGAAATACGATGTAAAAGGTGTCGATGACATAAGACTTCCGCACAATACTTGCGGAGCGGTTTATAGACTTACTCTTAAAAAAGACGACAAAATCGGTTCAAATTTCGTTCCTGATGTGATGAGCGGTATGATTGCAGGAAAATATGCCACAACAGGCGACAAACTAAACACTTGTGATCTTAACGGTTTGGCAAATCCTGATAATGTGACATATATAAATGGCACAGGCACTTTGATAATAGGTGAAGATACCGGTTCTGGTCATCAAAACGATTATATCTGGTCCTACGATATACAAAAAGACAAATTAACAAGAATTTTAACTACTCCTTACGGAAGTGAAACAACGTCGCCGTATTATTACAACAATATAGGCGGGTTTGGTTATATTATTGCGGTAGTACAACATCCATACGGTGAAAGCGATGAAGACAGACTTCAAAACTCAAGTGATGCAAGGGCTTATACCGGATATATCGGACCGTTTCCGGTTATTACAAAATAATCAAAAAAAGATGAAATTTTTAAAATTTCATCTGAAAAATTTTACTGTTTTTAAAGGAAATTTTTTATGAAAAAGAGCCTGATTTTGCTGAATTTATTTTTTATACAAGCTTTTTCTTTAGATATAAATATCACAGCAAAAGATTTTATAAATTCGCCTACCACTTATATTTCAGCGCAATGTTATACAAAAACTACTGACGAGAAAAATCCAAAAATCGTTTCAAATCCTTGCTATTCTTGTCACACTCAAAACAAAGAGCCGAATTTTACTTATGAAGATTATAAGTTGCAGGAAAGTTATGATTTTCCTGCCGCCGCAAGAAGAAATCCTTTCAAAAATCTTTTTATTGACAGAAGCGAAAAGATTGCAAAAATAAGCGATGATGAAATTTTAAGTTATATCAGAAAAGATAATTATAAAGATGAAAACGGTGAGATAATTTTGGAGAAAAAGCTTAAAAATTTAGATCCGAAATGGGATTATAATAAAAACGGAATTTGGGATGGATATATTCCTGATTGCGAATACAACTTTGATGAAGACGGATTTGATGTAGGCAAAGACGGTGAAATGACAGGTTGGAGAGCATTTTCGTATTATCCGTTTTTAGGAACGTTTTGGCCTACAAACGGCAGCACAGATGATACTTTAATAAGACTTCCTGAAATTTTTCAGTTTGACGAAAACGGCAAAATTGATAGAGAAATTTATAAATTGAATTTATCGATTGTTGAAAGTCTGATTAAACAAAAAAGTCTTAAAATAGATCCGGTTGATGAGAGCAAATTCGGCGTAGATTTAAATCAAAACGGTAAATTTGACGTAGCTGATGAGATAAAATTTAAATGGGAAAAGCCGAAATTAGATACAAAAAGCGGAAAATTAAGCGGTTTTTCTATGAGTTATGTAGGACTTGCCAAAAATTTGCAAATAAAAAATAAAGTTCAAATAGCTCCTGGTCTTTATCCGCTTGGAACTGAATTTTTACATTCCGTAAGATATATCGACATAAACGGCGAAAAAATCACACCGTCAAAAAGAATGAAAGAGTTAAGATACGGCGTGAAAAAGTATTGGCAAAGTTATGGCGAACTTTTGGATACCGGTGCAAAAGCGATAAAAGAAAAACGTGATTTTCCTGATAGAATAGAAAAATTTATAGGAAATGTGGAAACAGGATTAAACAATAATCGCGGTTGGTTTTTTCAAGGTTTTATAGAAGATAAAAAGGGCGATTTACGTCCTCAAAATTATGAAGAGAGCGTATTTTGCATGGGATGTCATTCAAATATCGGCGCTCTTACGGATTCTACTTTTGTGTTTGCACGAAAATTTGAAAAAGGAGCTTATAAAAATGGCTGGTATCATGGCAGCAAGCGAGGTTTTGAAGGAATAAAAGATTTTATTTTGCCAAACGGCAAAGGTGAGTATGCATTGTATTTATATTTAAATAATACAGGAGATGAATTTCGATCAAATGATGAAATTATGCAAAAATTTTTTGTTTCAAATTGGCGTGAAAACAAAGATATGATAAAAAAAGAGTATGAATTAAATCAAAAAGGCGGAAATAATATTTTTGTTACAGAAAGCCTGAAATTTAAAAATAAAGCGATAAATATCCTTAAAAACGATATCAGCTATTTAATAATGCCAAGTCCTAAGCGCGCGATGAGGTTGAATAAAACTTATAAAACGATTGTAGATGAGCAGAGCTTTGTATTCGGAAGAGATGGCGGAGTGTTTGAAAACGTGCATAAAAGCGTAAAAGAGGGGCAAAAAACAGGAATTAAAGCCATTAAATTTTGATTTTGCATGCAATTTTTTACAAAGCAAATTTCTGCAAGAAAAAAAAATTAAATTATTCTTGTGAAAACATATCTAAATTTTTATTATAAGCGGGACTTTTTACATCAAAAAAGCCTAAAATCGTATGAAACAGATTGTCGTGCGAAAATTTTTCGTTTTTAAAAGCGGCGAATTTTTTGCTTGTATTCGTGTCGTTAAACCAAAAAAGCGCAGGAACTTTCTTTTGAAAATCAGGAGCAATAATATAAGGCATAGAATGCAAATAAAGTCCGTTTTCACCAAGGCTTTCTCCGTGATCGCTCACAAAAAGAAAAAATATTTTTTTATTTTTATTAAAAGTTTTCAGATATTCAATCATGTCATTTTGAAGCTCATCTTCATATAAAATCGAGTTATCGTAAGTATTTGCTATCTGTTCGCTTGTGCAATCGTTTAGCTCGGCCGTATCGCAAGTAGGCTTAAATTTAGCGTTTTCATAATCTTTAAAATATGTAGGTCCGTGACTTCCTTGAATATGTAAAAATATCGCAGTCGGTGCATCTTTAAGTTTTATTTGTTTTGCGTATTTAAAAATCGCTCTATCCATTTTTTGGGCTTTAAAATTTACCGTGTGATTTTCATCCAAATCATCGCAAATTCCTTTGCAGCCGCCACTGTTATTATCAAGCCAATAAATTTCCACGCCCGCTTCCAGTAAAATTTGCACCAAATTTTCTCTATATTTTGCTTCTTCACTGCTGAAATTTTCGCGAGTTAAATCGCTGAACATGCAAGGAAGAGAAGTCGCCGTGTTCGTGCCGCATGAATAAAAATTATTAAAACTGACCAAATCTTTATTGTTTTTTTGTGTAAAAATTTGTATCGTTTACAGTGTAGCCGTTTAATGAATAGTTGGCGCTTCTTTGTGTTTCGCCTACTACAAAGATAAGAAGCGAGTTTTGGTTGTTATCTTTTAGACTGTCTTTTCCCAAATCTATAAATTGGCGCGGCGCGGTAAATGATTTTTTTGTAAATTTTACAGCGGAATAAATCGGATAAAACGGTAATGTATAAAAGCGTAAAGTTTTATTTTCGCGAAAAAAAGGAATAAATGTTTTGCCGAATATCGCGTAATTTACGCCTATTATTAAAAGTGAAACGATTATCAAAACGGCTCTGATTTTTAGTTCTTTTGTAAATGAAAAATATGAAATTTTGCTTTTTAAAATAAAAAAAATCGGCACAATTACAAGCACAAACATCCAGATGAAAAATTTGGCGCTTAATAAATTTTTAACTTCCGTTGCGTCGGTTTGGATTATATTTTTTATCATTTCGCTGTCAATTATAGAGCCGTAATTATACATAAAATATCCGCAAATACCGCAAATTACGGTAACCGATACAGCAATAATTTTAGATAGAAATTTTACAAACAAAAGCGATACGGCTATAACGCTGATAAAAAAGCCCGTTAAAATTAGCGGTATAATATAAAATTTTTCATTATTTTGAAAAATAGTGTAAATTTTATAAAAAAATATAAAATTTACTGCTGAAAGATAAAATGTAAAAAGTAGCATAAATTTTAAAGATGATATTTTCATTATTAACCTTTTTTAAAGTTTAATAATAAAGTATAATACGATTTGATAAATACTTGGCAATCATAAATGCCGATACAACGGGATTTTAACCCATAAAGCATTTAAATTTCATAAATTTTATATTGCAATGTAAAATTTTTACATTTATTTTAAAATAAAATATGAGAACAATTTTTTAAAATGCTAAAAAATATATTATTTTTTGAAATTATTCTAATTAATGTTTTTTAAAGTGTGTTTTTACATACGAATTAAACGAAATTATTTAATATCACTATTTATAAGTTGTAGTATTTGGTTTTTTAGATAATACAAAAAAAATAACGACTTTTTTAAAAATTTAAATTTTATTAACACAGGCGAGATTTGTTTTAAATTGTCAACAATAAATTTTTTCTTAAGTTAAAATTTGATTTAAAAATATGAATTATAAAATTTTAATTTTATTAAAATTTTATAATTCTTCAAAAACACCTGTATTTAAAATTTTTTCTTTTCTTTTGCGTAAAATTTCATCAAGCGGAATTTTTTCCAATTCATTTAATTTTTCGATAATATAATTTCCAACAGCTTTCGCTGCAGCGTCTTTATCTCTGTGGGCACCCATTTTAGGCTCTTTTATAACGTCGTCAATTAAATTTAATTCTTTTAATTCTTCTGCTGTAATTTTTAGTGCTTTTGTTGCGGCTTCGCTTTTGTCAGGATCTTTCCAAAGTATAGCAGCACAACCTTCAGGCGAAATTACTGAAAATATGGAATTTGAAAGCATTGCAAGTTTGTCCGCTACACCGATAGCAAGCGCACCACCGCTTCCGCCTTCACCAATCACTATTGCAATTGTTGGAGTTTTAATATCGCTGAATTCAAAAAGATTTCTTGCTATAGCTTCACTTTGTCCGCGTTCTTCAGCCCCTATTCCAGGATATGCTCCAGGGGTATCTATAAAAAATATAAT from Campylobacter hominis ATCC BAA-381 carries:
- the rlmB gene encoding 23S rRNA (guanosine(2251)-2'-O)-methyltransferase RlmB; amino-acid sequence: MIIYGKQLFLHILDVHKQNFKEIYLAKEIDKSLFAKISRLGVKILKIDNKKAQALAHGGNHQGFLAKVDEFEFCEIADLKEAKFLVILWNLSDIGNIGAIVRSAYALGADAICVVSKNLQIEGVIRASSGAAYEIKIARIDDGAGLINELKQIGFQIFAATMDGEDIKTAKIGAKTALILGSEGEGIPQKIVTKCDHSVSIKMKHGWDSLNVSAAFAIICDRMING
- the rsmI gene encoding 16S rRNA (cytidine(1402)-2'-O)-methyltransferase, whose amino-acid sequence is MLYFVPTPIGNLADISAHALEILSKCEIVICEDTRVGKSLFNLLSSRYDFKPKATNFYPLHTHNENEFFNIFKTEFLKEKICVYISDAGMPCISDPGIFLVKFAQKNDIKYEFLSGSNALLLAAAASGLIEKEFSFLGFLPSSGKEREIGIQNLMYQPYPCIIYESPKRILNLIEKIALLDENRKIFAIKEATKKFETKFFGSVKKVLNDIQQNVNLNGEWALVIDKSQNLSQEKITLQDIKNLQIPPKIKAKLISKITGEKSSEIYEKLVKIS
- the rpmE gene encoding 50S ribosomal protein L31, with the translated sequence MKKDIHPNYVECTVACACGNTFKTRSNKPEIKVDVCSKCHPFFTGSEKIVDSAGRVEKFNKKYGRK
- a CDS encoding BCCT family transporter, which codes for MKFKKSYNPNVFYSSVSVLVFILFFVLFLPDFSLKYLKMTQEFLTAKFGWFYVLSMTIIFFSVLYLAFSRFGNIKLGPDHSVPEYSNISWFAMLFAAGMGIGLMFFGVSEPLMHFLSPPSGTSDQAVAAKEAMNITFFHWGFSAWACYGIVAVILAFFSYRHNLPLTLRSAFYPLVGDKIYSKFGDIIDVFAVLATLFGVITSLGYGVLQIGGGFEYIFGIESNKTTQIILIFAIMICVTISAVSGVNKGIKILSSINIILAFLLIIFIFLLGNTTGLLKALLENVGNYLTSFVGDTFNMYAYKKQNDNWLGGWTILYWTWWLSWSPFVGVFIAKISRGRTIREFVIGVLLVPSGFTFLWMSGFGNSAIDFVNSGFITLADMVNKDVSLALFIFLEKFPLSGILSLISVLMIILFFITSADSAAMVINMICSNGNDKTPVWQKLFWCIIIAIVAAVLLYMGGFDVLQTMTIISAFPLTLALLGSMHGLFKALNVDAQKKFTQSVANLPVIASNKSWQERLQVIIDTPNKYEAKDFLKDIVEPAFNEVSQIFKKNAFNYKITKSLNDTKIELEIDLADERNFVYGVRLIETNSPSYIMSDSYYRADVFLKEGGQDYDIIGWSKISVINDIIEQYRKHMHFLYKTR
- a CDS encoding PhoX family protein, producing MTKTVSLVAASVCFAVAAELTDIEFNEVKVPLSDTEKRAINASDGVKISGKEYKIGYNIIMRSGDKVGDEIFGALYDINGKLITTKDGSPRISNDNDFSSLHTYGDKIFMISHFETRPAAMYITELNQDKTTGKLSPVNTKNIDFSKFGGLWVPCAGSVTPWGTHLGSEEYEPDARMIKENGEGGEYYNLMAEYFGGDLTKVNPYNYGWTPEVKIINEKGDVNVTKHYAMGRIAHELSYVMPDRKTVILSDDGTNTGLFMFIADKAGDLSSGVLYAAKWHQTDNQNGGSAKLEWISLGNANDNEIKKEIDKDIKFSDIFDMAEFKDDICPDGFTATKANVDSNQETAPECIKLKHGMEKIASRLESRRYAAIKGATTEFRKMEGITYNNDLNEIYIGMSEINKGMESFKSKGKDSLKYDVKGVDDIRLPHNTCGAVYRLTLKKDDKIGSNFVPDVMSGMIAGKYATTGDKLNTCDLNGLANPDNVTYINGTGTLIIGEDTGSGHQNDYIWSYDIQKDKLTRILTTPYGSETTSPYYYNNIGGFGYIIAVVQHPYGESDEDRLQNSSDARAYTGYIGPFPVITK
- a CDS encoding phosphoethanolamine transferase, with product MVSFNNFYSCGTNTATSLPCMFSDLTRENFSSEEAKYRENLVQILLEAGVEIYWLDNNSGGCKGICDDLDENHTVNFKAQKMDRAIFKYAKQIKLKDAPTAIFLHIQGSHGPTYFKDYENAKFKPTCDTAELNDCTSEQIANTYDNSILYEDELQNDMIEYLKTFNKNKKIFFLFVSDHGESLGENGLYLHSMPYIIAPDFQKKVPALFWFNDTNTSKKFAAFKNEKFSHDNLFHTILGFFDVKSPAYNKNLDMFSQE
- a CDS encoding phosphoethanolamine transferase domain-containing protein, encoding MKISSLKFMLLFTFYLSAVNFIFFYKIYTIFQNNEKFYIIPLILTGFFISVIAVSLLFVKFLSKIIAVSVTVICGICGYFMYNYGSIIDSEMIKNIIQTDATEVKNLLSAKFFIWMFVLVIVPIFFILKSKISYFSFTKELKIRAVLIIVSLLIIGVNYAIFGKTFIPFFRENKTLRFYTLPFYPIYSAVKFTKKSFTAPRQFIDLGKDSLKDNNQNSLLIFVVGETQRSANYSLNGYTVNDTNFYTKKQ
- a CDS encoding acetyl-CoA carboxylase carboxyltransferase subunit alpha, producing the protein MANYLDFEKSIKQIDDDISSAKIRGDDSAVEILKKNLEKEINKVYKNLSEFQRLQLARHPDRPYSLDYVRALLKNYYEIHGDRVFRDDPSIVCFLGYIADKKIVVIAEQKGRGTKYKLKRNFGMPHPEGYRKALRVAKLAEKFSIPIIFFIDTPGAYPGIGAEERGQSEAIARNLFEFSDIKTPTIAIVIGEGGSGGALAIGVADKLAMLSNSIFSVISPEGCAAILWKDPDKSEAATKALKITAEELKELNLIDDVIKEPKMGAHRDKDAAAKAVGNYIIEKLNELEKIPLDEILRKRKEKILNTGVFEEL